In the Maridesulfovibrio zosterae DSM 11974 genome, one interval contains:
- a CDS encoding cupin domain-containing protein, with protein sequence MKYESINFKNKFSKFTEHWSPKVIAEMNDYQFKLAKVKGSFVWHDHKDTDELFMVISGEMEIEFRDGKVNIAEGEMFVVKKGVEHKPFAPEECQILIIEPRGVINTGEADSDLTAANDQWI encoded by the coding sequence ATGAAATACGAATCAATCAACTTTAAAAATAAATTTTCTAAGTTTACAGAACATTGGTCCCCAAAAGTAATTGCTGAAATGAACGATTACCAATTTAAACTTGCTAAGGTAAAAGGCAGTTTTGTATGGCACGACCATAAAGATACAGATGAACTTTTTATGGTTATTTCAGGAGAAATGGAAATTGAATTCCGTGATGGCAAGGTAAACATTGCAGAAGGTGAAATGTTTGTTGTTAAGAAAGGAGTTGAACATAAACCTTTTGCACCCGAAGAATGCCAGATACTCATCATTGAGCCGCGCGGGGTGATAAATACCGGAGAAGCTGACAGTGACCTCACTGCAGCAAATGACCAGTGGATATAA
- a CDS encoding LysE family translocator — protein MNLFESNAFLVGMITVLAVVSPGPDFAVILRNGLRYGRKMGLATALGIASGVVVHITYTLLGLSYIVSEYSWILEAVKFAGAAYLIWLGISAFMPQKENSAAADSNDETISINFWNAFSNGFLCNALNPKTMLFFIALFTQVISPATSLSAKVGVGFFISLTHLLWFSFIVFVLTDSRTMKLFTRFQHKLEKIIGGCLIALGAKLALDS, from the coding sequence ATGAATTTATTTGAGTCAAATGCGTTTTTAGTTGGGATGATAACAGTGCTGGCTGTCGTAAGTCCCGGACCTGATTTTGCAGTAATTCTCAGAAATGGACTTCGATATGGGAGAAAAATGGGATTAGCCACAGCTCTGGGCATTGCAAGTGGCGTTGTGGTACACATAACGTATACCCTGCTTGGACTCAGCTACATTGTTTCAGAATACTCATGGATTCTTGAAGCTGTTAAATTTGCCGGAGCAGCTTATTTAATCTGGCTGGGTATCTCAGCATTCATGCCTCAGAAAGAAAATTCCGCTGCTGCAGACAGCAATGACGAAACTATTTCAATCAACTTTTGGAATGCATTTAGTAACGGATTTTTATGTAATGCGCTCAACCCGAAAACCATGCTGTTCTTCATCGCATTGTTCACGCAGGTAATATCTCCTGCAACCTCTTTAAGCGCCAAAGTGGGTGTGGGATTTTTTATTTCATTGACCCATTTATTATGGTTTTCATTTATTGTATTTGTGCTAACAGACTCCCGCACAATGAAATTGTTTACCAGATTCCAACATAAGCTGGAAAAAATCATCGGCGGCTGTCTGATCGCCCTTGGTGCAAAACTGGCGTTAGACTCATAG
- a CDS encoding LysR substrate-binding domain-containing protein — MNNLPPLKPLISFRAAARYSSFTKAAHELNLTHGAVSRAVKQLEEFFGFDLFERRNRRLFLTEKGKLLAEGVEEVLEKLKNVSEAVRIPESKRRLSVSCEPSLAMRWLMPKLEDFRLKHPQIDIHLSTGGGPIDLSAEGVHLAIRRSDFTWPSYYQCTTIGKERIGPVCSPGYWEQHQHTPKLLLHTRTRPEAWTDWKILSASPIETDSEKYFDHFYFSLQAAITGFGIAIGPEPLVYDDIKQGLLIAPYGFKKTQSDYVILSLHDPETNADMRVFVDWIIGKLALPSI, encoded by the coding sequence ATGAATAATCTTCCTCCATTAAAACCGCTCATCAGTTTCCGGGCAGCAGCCAGATATAGCAGCTTTACCAAAGCGGCACACGAGCTGAACCTGACTCATGGAGCAGTCAGCAGGGCTGTGAAACAACTTGAAGAATTCTTTGGATTTGATCTTTTTGAAAGACGCAATCGTAGACTTTTCCTTACTGAGAAAGGAAAACTTCTGGCAGAAGGCGTAGAAGAGGTGCTGGAAAAATTAAAAAATGTAAGCGAGGCAGTACGAATTCCAGAATCAAAGCGCAGACTGTCTGTATCTTGTGAACCATCTCTTGCCATGCGCTGGTTGATGCCGAAACTTGAGGATTTTCGTTTAAAACATCCGCAAATAGATATTCATTTGTCTACTGGAGGCGGCCCGATTGATCTGTCAGCAGAAGGGGTGCATCTTGCTATTCGGCGTTCTGATTTTACATGGCCGTCGTACTACCAGTGTACAACCATCGGTAAAGAGCGGATTGGTCCCGTATGCAGTCCCGGTTACTGGGAACAACATCAGCATACTCCGAAGCTCCTTCTCCATACCCGGACTCGTCCGGAAGCATGGACAGACTGGAAAATATTATCAGCTTCTCCGATTGAGACTGATTCAGAAAAATATTTTGATCATTTTTATTTCAGTCTGCAAGCGGCAATAACAGGATTTGGAATCGCAATAGGCCCTGAACCTTTGGTTTACGATGACATTAAACAGGGATTACTTATCGCACCTTACGGTTTTAAGAAGACTCAAAGTGATTACGTAATCCTTTCTCTGCACGATCCTGAAACAA